A single Tuberibacillus sp. Marseille-P3662 DNA region contains:
- a CDS encoding DUF3397 domain-containing protein, translating into MTVIAYILGVFITLPLITTALIYLVTHKLTGNRRKAFHYALDIGTVFVILCAQALMSYLWHRSFLGIVILIVSIVAIIYTIFYWRYRGEFEFKRVFRGIWRLNFLVFVGLDLLLSCYGLIFEFGHQFG; encoded by the coding sequence TTGACGGTTATTGCTTATATTTTAGGGGTTTTCATTACATTGCCTTTGATAACAACAGCTCTGATTTATCTTGTTACGCATAAGTTGACTGGCAACCGGAGAAAAGCCTTTCATTATGCCTTAGATATAGGAACGGTTTTTGTTATTCTATGTGCTCAGGCATTGATGAGCTATCTCTGGCATCGTTCGTTTTTAGGAATTGTTATATTAATCGTTTCGATCGTCGCCATTATCTATACGATATTTTATTGGCGTTACAGGGGAGAATTTGAATTTAAACGCGTTTTTCGCGGAATATGGCGTTTGAATTTTCTAGTGTTTGTCGGCCTAGATCTATTATTATCTTGTTATGGATTGATCTTCGAGTTTGGACACCAATTCGGGTAG
- the mraZ gene encoding division/cell wall cluster transcriptional repressor MraZ, with protein sequence MFMGEYQHNIDEKGRIIIPSKLREDLGETFVITRGMDQCVFGYPMEEWRQLEQKLKALPFTKKDARAFTRFFFSGAAEVQFDKQGRINVSTPLKQYAKLEKECVIIGVSNRIEIWSKPVWESYYAESEASFAEISESLMDFDFDL encoded by the coding sequence ATGTTCATGGGGGAATATCAACATAACATCGATGAAAAAGGGCGTATCATCATTCCTTCCAAGTTAAGGGAGGACTTAGGTGAGACGTTTGTGATCACAAGAGGCATGGATCAATGTGTGTTCGGTTATCCCATGGAAGAATGGAGACAACTCGAGCAGAAATTAAAAGCCCTCCCCTTTACGAAAAAAGACGCACGTGCCTTCACACGTTTTTTCTTCTCTGGTGCGGCTGAAGTCCAATTTGACAAACAAGGACGCATTAACGTCAGCACACCGTTAAAGCAGTACGCAAAACTGGAAAAGGAATGTGTGATCATCGGTGTCTCCAACCGAATTGAGATTTGGAGTAAGCCTGTTTGGGAAAGCTACTATGCAGAATCCGAAGCATCGTTTGCGGAGATTTCTGAAAGTCTTATGGATTTTGATTTTGATCTATAA
- a CDS encoding stage V sporulation protein D, which translates to MRVSNVTVRKRLLITLFIGIFIFSIFAVRLGYVQFFENGWLSQKALDSWSQEIEYKAERGDILDRNGEVLATNKSRPSVLVAPKQVRKPAKTAAKLADILGMSQKEVYEIITDEANKKWIKPEGQKISNEKATKIKRLKLPGVFIAEDFTRHYPHKSYLSHVLGFAGIDNQGLTGLEAYYNDRLKGDSGHVDFYSDAQGNRMSSLKEQYVPPKDGLNLKLTIDSKVQSIVERELDIADQKYHPDNAIAIAMDPDNGEILAMSSRPDFNPEDYQNVKPEVYNHNSPIWRTYEPGSTFKIITLSAILNEGLIDLQEDHFNDTGAIEVAGSKLHCWKSGGHGEQTYLEVVQNSCNPGFVKMGQKLGTDKLFSYIHDFGFGKKTGIDLQGEAKGILFDPKKAGPLETATTAFGQGVSVTPIQQITAVSAAINGGYLYEPYIAKSWENPETGKVVNRTAPDMKQQVITEKTSKKVRNALESVVAKGTGRGAYVDGYRVGGKTGTAQKAKNGHYLKNNYVLSFMGFAPADDPEIVVYVAIDNPTTDVQFGGVVAAPIAGQIIGDSLRAMGVEPRKGGMDKERKPTDPITVKVPNLVGKKKSKLRNALYNLKIDTVGQGDYIIKQGPEPGVKLETGQTIRIYLGDKSQLDD; encoded by the coding sequence TTGCGCGTTTCAAATGTGACAGTACGAAAAAGACTACTTATAACTTTATTCATAGGGATCTTCATCTTTTCCATATTTGCCGTACGCTTGGGATATGTTCAATTTTTTGAGAATGGTTGGCTGTCGCAAAAAGCCCTTGACTCATGGAGTCAGGAAATTGAGTATAAGGCCGAGCGTGGTGACATTCTGGATCGTAACGGTGAGGTGCTTGCAACTAATAAAAGCCGACCATCGGTGCTGGTTGCTCCTAAGCAAGTGAGGAAACCGGCAAAAACAGCAGCGAAATTAGCTGATATTCTCGGAATGTCGCAAAAAGAAGTATATGAGATTATTACAGATGAAGCTAACAAAAAGTGGATTAAGCCAGAAGGACAAAAAATTAGTAATGAAAAAGCAACAAAGATTAAACGTCTCAAACTTCCGGGGGTATTTATTGCTGAAGATTTCACAAGACATTATCCTCACAAGAGTTATTTATCTCACGTCTTAGGGTTTGCGGGAATTGATAATCAGGGATTGACGGGATTAGAGGCCTATTACAACGATCGATTGAAAGGTGACTCCGGGCATGTTGATTTTTATTCAGATGCACAGGGTAACCGGATGTCGTCGCTCAAGGAACAGTATGTTCCACCCAAAGATGGGTTGAATCTTAAGTTAACGATTGATTCCAAAGTTCAATCGATTGTTGAACGGGAACTGGATATTGCTGATCAGAAATATCATCCTGATAATGCGATCGCGATCGCGATGGATCCGGATAATGGTGAAATATTGGCGATGTCGTCACGCCCTGATTTTAATCCGGAAGATTATCAAAATGTGAAACCAGAAGTGTACAATCATAATTCACCCATTTGGCGAACGTATGAGCCAGGATCGACATTTAAAATTATTACGCTGTCAGCCATATTAAACGAAGGGTTAATTGATTTGCAGGAAGACCATTTCAATGATACTGGCGCCATCGAAGTGGCAGGAAGTAAATTGCATTGCTGGAAGAGCGGGGGCCATGGTGAGCAGACCTATCTTGAGGTGGTGCAAAATTCATGTAACCCTGGTTTCGTCAAAATGGGGCAAAAGTTGGGAACAGATAAGTTGTTTTCTTATATCCATGATTTTGGATTTGGTAAGAAAACAGGTATCGATCTCCAGGGTGAGGCCAAGGGGATTCTTTTCGATCCAAAGAAAGCAGGACCGTTGGAAACAGCAACAACGGCTTTTGGACAAGGGGTATCTGTGACGCCAATCCAACAAATTACTGCAGTTTCAGCAGCCATCAATGGCGGTTATCTGTATGAACCCTACATTGCTAAATCATGGGAAAATCCCGAAACTGGGAAGGTCGTGAACCGGACTGCTCCTGACATGAAGCAACAGGTTATTACCGAAAAAACATCGAAAAAAGTCCGCAATGCCCTTGAATCGGTCGTGGCAAAAGGAACGGGCCGCGGTGCTTATGTTGATGGATATCGTGTGGGTGGTAAGACAGGTACTGCGCAAAAGGCGAAAAATGGACACTATCTCAAAAACAATTATGTTTTGTCATTCATGGGATTTGCACCGGCGGATGATCCTGAGATTGTTGTTTATGTCGCTATTGATAATCCGACGACTGATGTCCAATTCGGCGGTGTCGTTGCTGCTCCGATTGCGGGTCAAATTATTGGTGATAGTTTACGGGCAATGGGCGTTGAACCAAGAAAAGGTGGTATGGATAAGGAACGGAAACCTACAGATCCTATTACGGTTAAAGTTCCGAATTTAGTCGGCAAAAAGAAAAGTAAATTAAGGAATGCTTTATACAATTTAAAGATTGATACGGTTGGTCAAGGTGATTACATTATTAAACAAGGGCCTGAGCCAGGTGTGAAGCTTGAAACGGGGCAAACAATTCGCATTTATCTGGGTGACAAATCTCAGTTGGACGATTAA
- a CDS encoding biotin/lipoyl-binding carrier protein has protein sequence MKEIKANMAGTVLDVLVSEGDAVKKGDTVVMLESMKMEIPMESETDGSVKAVNVASQDFVNEGDVLLALEDQS, from the coding sequence ATGAAGGAAATCAAAGCAAATATGGCAGGAACGGTCTTGGATGTTTTGGTATCAGAAGGAGATGCGGTAAAAAAAGGCGATACGGTCGTTATGTTAGAATCTATGAAAATGGAAATTCCTATGGAAAGCGAGACTGACGGTTCGGTTAAGGCTGTGAATGTTGCTAGTCAAGATTTCGTTAATGAAGGTGATGTACTACTCGCTTTGGAGGATCAGTCATGA
- the ftsL gene encoding cell division protein FtsL, translating into MSQVARQLTEEPTRQARHQQKSGEQAQTNSVPVKKGVTKGEKVLWAAGVAVIMALAIFIVSSQAMIHATSKDINQLNNKISETAKVNNQLEAKVTKLSAYDRIHRIAKNKLGLDLNDKNVKVLP; encoded by the coding sequence ATGAGCCAAGTTGCCCGTCAATTAACTGAAGAGCCAACTCGACAAGCAAGACATCAACAAAAGTCTGGTGAACAAGCCCAGACAAACTCTGTTCCGGTCAAAAAAGGTGTGACCAAAGGTGAAAAAGTCCTGTGGGCCGCCGGAGTCGCTGTTATCATGGCATTGGCTATCTTTATTGTGTCGTCCCAGGCTATGATTCATGCCACGTCAAAAGATATCAATCAACTGAATAACAAAATTAGTGAAACAGCTAAAGTGAATAACCAATTGGAAGCTAAAGTGACGAAGTTAAGTGCCTATGACCGCATTCACCGGATTGCTAAGAACAAATTAGGCCTTGACCTCAACGATAAAAATGTTAAAGTTTTGCCATAA
- a CDS encoding penicillin-binding protein, with protein sequence MFPSKNKSINRWALVLALGFLLLFSIILGRFCYIVSAKEINDHNIIQFGENQWTQMKTKDADRGTIYDRNHRILAHDVPAYTVYAVLSEDMDDYVKDEDVEKTAKKLAPILDVEADKLASLMHKDRFQVEFGTAGKKLSYDKMKKIKALDLPGIHFKETSKRFYPNKSFSPYVIGFTKYDQTSDQQKGLMGLEQSLNQQLKAHDGQVTFEKTQDGVILADTKQTDVKANNGANAQLTLDYKIQTVLEESMSKVNQEYNPERMIGIVANPKTGEILAMSNRPTFNPNKRNVENYYNMAISTPYEPGSVMKTFTLAAAMNEGVWNGQATFDSGSYRISDNAPSIHDWRGNWGKINYRQGFIRSSNVAFSRVVDKQLGSKTFHEYLQKFGFTEKTGIDLPHEANSQINFKYPIDQVMTGFGQASAFTPIQIVQAATAIANDGQMMQPYVIDKVVDPDNQETLINHEPKSAGHPVSKQTAQNVRGLMRQVVANEDHGTGNDYQIEGYDIIGKTGTAQIPDKNGYMTGKNNYIFSFLGMAPKKDPELVVYIAVDRPEKGESESVSKVFRPVMKNSLQYMNIKPSKKDDQAKTVQVQDLQGKDINNAAKVLEKKGLNPVVIGTGKVTDQIPYSGSELLQGSKVILAGERDYHLPDLRGWSLSDSLKVADVLEMQLNLVGHGFVKQQQPKPDKAIKKGDDLVLNLETRDKKQAPESKDKKEE encoded by the coding sequence ATGTTTCCAAGTAAAAATAAATCGATTAATCGATGGGCGCTGGTATTGGCACTAGGCTTTTTACTGCTCTTTTCGATCATTCTGGGACGATTTTGTTATATTGTTTCAGCTAAAGAAATTAATGATCATAACATTATTCAATTTGGTGAAAATCAGTGGACGCAAATGAAAACTAAAGACGCTGATCGGGGGACGATTTATGACCGTAATCACCGCATTCTTGCTCATGATGTCCCTGCTTATACGGTGTATGCCGTATTAAGCGAAGATATGGATGATTATGTCAAGGATGAGGATGTAGAAAAAACGGCCAAAAAGCTCGCGCCCATTTTAGATGTTGAGGCTGATAAGCTTGCGTCACTCATGCACAAAGATCGTTTTCAGGTGGAGTTTGGGACGGCTGGAAAAAAACTTAGCTATGACAAGATGAAGAAGATTAAGGCTTTAGATTTGCCAGGTATTCACTTTAAAGAAACCTCCAAGCGTTTCTACCCAAATAAGTCGTTTTCTCCTTATGTAATTGGTTTTACCAAGTATGACCAAACGTCTGACCAACAAAAAGGTCTCATGGGTCTAGAACAGTCACTTAATCAACAGCTAAAGGCTCACGATGGTCAAGTAACGTTTGAAAAAACACAGGATGGTGTCATTCTAGCTGATACGAAACAGACGGACGTTAAAGCGAATAATGGAGCTAATGCCCAATTAACGCTAGATTATAAAATTCAAACTGTTCTAGAGGAATCTATGAGCAAGGTGAATCAAGAATACAATCCTGAGCGAATGATCGGCATTGTTGCCAATCCGAAAACCGGTGAAATATTAGCTATGTCGAACCGACCGACATTTAATCCTAATAAACGGAATGTAGAAAATTACTACAACATGGCGATTTCGACCCCATATGAACCAGGTTCAGTCATGAAAACTTTTACGTTGGCGGCAGCGATGAACGAAGGCGTTTGGAATGGCCAAGCGACATTTGATTCCGGGAGTTATCGGATATCTGACAATGCACCATCGATTCATGACTGGCGGGGAAACTGGGGGAAAATCAACTATCGCCAAGGGTTTATCCGTTCTTCTAATGTTGCTTTTTCCCGGGTTGTCGACAAACAACTAGGATCGAAAACGTTTCATGAGTATTTACAAAAGTTTGGCTTCACAGAAAAAACGGGAATTGATTTACCTCATGAAGCGAATAGCCAAATTAATTTTAAGTATCCCATTGATCAGGTAATGACAGGTTTTGGACAAGCCTCTGCTTTTACACCTATTCAAATCGTACAAGCGGCAACGGCGATTGCTAATGATGGTCAAATGATGCAACCTTATGTGATTGATAAAGTCGTTGATCCTGATAATCAGGAAACATTGATTAACCATGAACCCAAATCTGCTGGACATCCAGTGTCTAAGCAAACCGCTCAAAATGTCCGGGGATTAATGCGCCAAGTGGTTGCTAATGAAGACCATGGTACTGGCAACGATTATCAAATTGAAGGCTATGACATCATTGGTAAGACTGGAACGGCACAGATCCCTGATAAAAACGGATATATGACAGGAAAAAATAATTACATTTTTTCATTTTTAGGCATGGCTCCTAAAAAAGATCCTGAACTCGTTGTATACATAGCAGTGGACCGTCCTGAAAAGGGAGAGTCAGAATCGGTGTCTAAAGTGTTCAGACCAGTGATGAAAAATAGTTTGCAATATATGAACATCAAACCGAGCAAGAAAGATGATCAAGCTAAAACCGTACAAGTCCAGGACCTACAAGGAAAAGACATTAACAATGCAGCTAAAGTACTTGAGAAGAAGGGTCTGAATCCTGTCGTCATTGGCACAGGAAAGGTTACCGATCAAATTCCTTATTCGGGTTCTGAGTTACTGCAAGGCAGCAAAGTCATTCTCGCTGGAGAGCGTGATTATCATTTACCAGATTTACGTGGTTGGTCCTTGTCAGATAGTTTAAAAGTAGCTGACGTGCTAGAGATGCAATTGAACCTTGTTGGCCATGGTTTTGTAAAGCAGCAGCAGCCGAAACCGGATAAGGCCATTAAAAAAGGTGATGATCTTGTCCTTAACCTCGAGACAAGGGACAAAAAACAAGCTCCTGAATCGAAAGATAAAAAAGAGGAATAG
- a CDS encoding acyl-CoA carboxylase subunit beta: protein MSQKQERDLQTAVETIESGGAAKYHERLADKGKLFVRKRLELLFDKGTYQVEDGRFANYEAGDLPADGVVTAMGKVNGETVCVMANDSTVKAGSWGAKTVEKIIRIQETAQKLRVPLLYLVDSAGARITDQLDMFPNRRGAGRIFHNQVKQSGMIPQVCLLFGPSAAGGAYIPAFCDIVIMVDQNASMYLGSPRMAEKVIGEQVSLEEMGGAEMHCSTSGCGDVLAQDEEEAINYARDYLSYFPANFQQQPATIDGIPPKSEKKPSEIVPEHQNAPFDMYEFIESLIDEGSFFEIKQRFARELITGLARINGEVVGIVGNQPKSKGGVLFVDSADKGAKFIQLCDAYNIPLLFLSDVPGFMIGTKVEQAGIIRHGAKLIAAVSEATVPKISVIVRKAYGAGLYAMAGPAFEPDCCLALPTAQIAVMGPEAAVNAVYSNKIEQIEDPKERRQFVQEKQKDYQESIDIYKLASEQIVDDVISADALRNELVMRYDIYRSKAVTFSERKHPVYPV from the coding sequence ATGAGTCAAAAACAAGAGCGTGATTTGCAGACAGCAGTGGAAACGATTGAATCCGGCGGGGCTGCTAAATATCATGAACGCTTAGCGGACAAAGGTAAATTATTTGTGCGCAAGCGTCTTGAATTATTGTTTGATAAAGGCACCTATCAAGTGGAGGATGGCCGGTTTGCCAATTATGAGGCGGGTGATCTCCCTGCTGACGGTGTTGTGACTGCAATGGGTAAGGTTAACGGTGAAACGGTTTGTGTCATGGCCAATGATTCGACCGTCAAAGCCGGATCATGGGGAGCCAAAACGGTTGAGAAGATCATCCGTATTCAGGAAACGGCGCAAAAATTGCGCGTTCCGCTTCTCTATTTAGTCGACTCAGCTGGCGCTCGGATTACAGATCAACTTGATATGTTCCCGAATCGTCGCGGCGCGGGCCGGATTTTCCATAATCAAGTGAAGCAATCGGGGATGATCCCACAAGTTTGTTTGCTATTTGGACCTTCTGCAGCTGGTGGAGCTTACATTCCCGCTTTTTGCGATATCGTCATAATGGTGGATCAAAATGCTTCCATGTATTTAGGATCACCGCGGATGGCGGAAAAAGTGATTGGTGAACAGGTATCACTTGAAGAAATGGGCGGTGCTGAAATGCATTGTTCGACAAGTGGTTGCGGTGATGTTTTGGCTCAAGACGAAGAGGAAGCAATCAACTATGCGCGGGACTATCTCAGTTATTTTCCAGCGAACTTTCAACAACAGCCAGCAACTATCGATGGCATCCCACCAAAATCAGAAAAAAAACCGTCGGAGATTGTACCCGAGCATCAGAATGCCCCTTTTGATATGTATGAATTCATCGAGTCATTGATTGATGAGGGTAGCTTTTTTGAAATTAAACAACGCTTTGCTAGAGAATTGATTACTGGACTAGCCAGGATCAATGGGGAGGTTGTTGGGATTGTTGGCAATCAACCGAAAAGTAAAGGCGGCGTGTTATTTGTAGATTCTGCGGACAAAGGTGCCAAATTCATTCAACTCTGCGATGCCTATAATATCCCACTCTTATTTTTATCGGATGTTCCGGGATTCATGATTGGGACGAAAGTGGAACAGGCTGGAATTATTCGCCATGGTGCCAAGCTCATTGCCGCCGTCAGTGAGGCAACGGTGCCCAAAATATCAGTCATTGTTCGGAAAGCCTACGGTGCGGGGTTGTACGCTATGGCAGGGCCCGCCTTCGAACCCGACTGTTGCTTAGCGCTGCCAACAGCGCAGATTGCAGTGATGGGTCCCGAAGCGGCCGTCAACGCTGTTTATTCCAATAAAATTGAGCAAATTGAAGATCCGAAAGAACGGCGCCAATTTGTCCAAGAAAAACAAAAAGACTATCAGGAAAGCATTGATATTTATAAATTGGCTTCAGAACAGATTGTCGATGATGTGATATCGGCGGATGCTCTTCGGAATGAACTAGTGATGAGATATGACATATACAGGTCGAAAGCCGTAACATTTAGTGAACGTAAGCATCCCGTATACCCTGTATAA
- the rsmH gene encoding 16S rRNA (cytosine(1402)-N(4))-methyltransferase RsmH: MTQHISVLKEEVIKQLDIQPDGRYVDCTLGMGGHSEAILERLTGGHLYAFDQDEYALSQARNRLSAYSSKVTYIPENFQHLKQELHRLEVDEVDGILFDLGVSSPQFDVAERGFSYRFTGPLDMRMDQEQALTAEVIVNEWPFEKLVSIISRYGEEKFAKSIARHIEKNREKQAIKTTTELVDIIKAAIPAAARRTGGHPAKRVFQALRIAVNDELRVFEASLKQAIELLSVGGRIAVITFHSLEDRICKQTLKGFSEPPDLPRGLPVIPEAYQPSLKLVNRKPVVPADSEMANNRRAHSAKLRIAEKIRPINREENER; the protein is encoded by the coding sequence ATGACACAGCATATTTCTGTTTTAAAAGAAGAAGTGATTAAACAATTGGATATCCAGCCGGATGGCCGATACGTCGATTGCACCTTGGGAATGGGGGGGCACAGTGAAGCGATTTTAGAGCGGTTAACAGGCGGTCATCTTTATGCCTTTGATCAAGACGAGTACGCGTTAAGTCAAGCTCGGAACCGTTTGAGTGCTTATTCGTCAAAGGTGACTTATATTCCAGAAAATTTTCAGCACCTCAAACAAGAACTCCATCGTCTTGAAGTTGATGAAGTGGATGGTATTCTTTTTGATTTGGGTGTATCTTCACCCCAATTCGATGTAGCTGAACGTGGTTTCAGTTATCGATTTACCGGTCCTTTAGACATGCGGATGGATCAAGAGCAGGCTTTAACGGCTGAAGTGATTGTCAACGAATGGCCATTTGAAAAGTTAGTGTCCATTATCAGCCGTTATGGCGAAGAGAAATTCGCTAAGTCCATTGCAAGACATATTGAAAAAAACCGGGAAAAGCAAGCCATTAAGACGACGACTGAATTAGTCGATATCATAAAAGCGGCGATACCAGCGGCGGCCAGGCGAACTGGCGGTCACCCAGCTAAGCGTGTGTTTCAAGCTTTACGGATTGCTGTGAATGATGAATTGCGTGTATTTGAGGCATCATTGAAGCAGGCAATTGAATTACTGTCCGTTGGTGGCCGAATCGCTGTCATTACATTTCATTCACTGGAAGACCGGATTTGTAAACAAACGCTTAAAGGGTTTAGCGAACCCCCTGACCTACCCCGGGGTTTGCCTGTGATTCCAGAAGCTTATCAGCCGTCACTTAAGTTGGTGAATCGTAAACCGGTGGTGCCTGCTGATTCAGAAATGGCAAATAATCGCCGCGCTCATTCAGCGAAACTGCGGATTGCCGAAAAAATAAGACCTATTAATAGGGAGGAGAATGAAAGATGA
- the bshC gene encoding bacillithiol biosynthesis cysteine-adding enzyme BshC, producing MVEVLNSSIANKLVHDYIHQDETITSYFAYDYQRDDTYEQRVTYLQQRDYQRDHLVAALHAFNAQYTSSEHVRRHIDQLHQSDATVVVGGQQAGLLTGPAMTIYKCISVIKFAREREKQLGTPVIPVFWIAGEDHDFAEINHVNVNEQQHIKKMVYQDRTQNKQPVSEIGIDDARLKAWVNDVFQAYGESDDTQSLLDAIYTFIDRSETIVDFFAYLLHDLFSQYGLVLLDSCDKRFRQLESAFFEQMIHQSETLSQNVQDTLFNLNASGYHVNLDASATDAHLFYHDAGERKLLERVDEVTFKDKHDTIRLTKDELLRIAREQPERLSNNVVTRPLMQEMLLPTLAFVGGPGEISYWSALKTGFEAMSLAMPPVIPRLNVTLVSRDVCRWLKDKNYSIGDVLTEGLEAKKQAWLREQNHWPIDETAEQVTAALHEYYQPLKDLAGDIDPNLQPLADKNRTIIEQQIEYIRRKMMKSVEQHHDQALKKFDNVQMDLKPDNQPQERTWSIYYFINAHSKDLIDRLLSETYSFDGRQYLFYM from the coding sequence ATGGTTGAGGTTTTGAATTCATCCATAGCCAATAAGCTCGTTCATGACTATATTCATCAAGATGAGACGATCACATCTTATTTTGCCTACGATTATCAGAGGGATGATACATATGAACAGAGAGTTACATATTTACAACAACGTGATTATCAGAGGGATCATTTAGTCGCTGCTTTACATGCCTTTAATGCACAGTATACGTCGTCTGAACACGTTCGAAGACATATTGATCAGCTTCATCAGTCCGATGCTACGGTTGTTGTCGGTGGTCAGCAAGCCGGACTCTTGACGGGGCCAGCTATGACGATTTATAAGTGTATTTCCGTCATCAAATTTGCTCGCGAACGGGAAAAGCAATTGGGTACCCCAGTCATCCCAGTGTTTTGGATTGCCGGAGAAGATCATGATTTTGCGGAAATTAATCATGTTAATGTGAATGAACAACAGCATATAAAAAAAATGGTTTATCAAGATCGCACGCAAAATAAACAACCTGTTTCTGAGATTGGTATAGACGATGCTCGTTTAAAAGCGTGGGTCAACGATGTGTTTCAGGCGTATGGTGAAAGCGACGATACTCAATCATTGTTGGATGCTATTTATACATTTATTGATCGTTCGGAAACGATTGTTGACTTTTTTGCCTATTTGCTTCATGACCTGTTCAGCCAATATGGCTTGGTGCTTCTTGATTCATGTGATAAGCGGTTTCGGCAGTTGGAATCGGCATTTTTTGAGCAAATGATTCATCAATCAGAGACGCTCAGTCAAAATGTGCAAGATACTTTATTTAATCTCAATGCCTCTGGCTATCACGTCAACCTTGACGCATCTGCAACAGATGCTCACTTATTTTATCATGATGCCGGTGAGCGCAAACTTTTAGAACGGGTGGATGAAGTCACTTTTAAGGATAAACATGATACAATCCGGTTAACAAAAGATGAATTGCTTCGGATTGCGCGTGAACAACCTGAGAGATTAAGTAATAATGTTGTTACGCGCCCGTTAATGCAGGAAATGTTGTTACCGACATTGGCTTTTGTCGGCGGTCCTGGTGAAATTTCATATTGGTCTGCTTTGAAAACTGGTTTTGAAGCAATGTCATTAGCGATGCCGCCGGTGATTCCGCGTTTGAACGTTACGTTAGTTAGCCGTGATGTTTGTAGGTGGTTGAAAGACAAAAATTACTCAATTGGGGATGTACTCACGGAGGGGCTGGAAGCAAAAAAGCAAGCATGGCTCCGTGAGCAGAATCATTGGCCAATAGATGAAACGGCCGAGCAAGTGACCGCTGCTTTACATGAATACTATCAGCCGTTGAAGGATCTAGCTGGGGACATTGACCCTAACCTTCAGCCGCTCGCAGATAAAAATCGTACCATCATTGAGCAGCAGATCGAATATATTAGACGTAAAATGATGAAATCAGTGGAACAGCATCATGATCAAGCGCTGAAAAAATTTGATAATGTTCAGATGGATTTAAAACCCGATAACCAGCCACAAGAACGGACCTGGTCGATTTACTACTTTATTAACGCCCATAGTAAAGATCTCATCGATCGTTTACTTAGTGAAACCTATTCGTTTGATGGCCGACAATATCTTTTCTATATGTAA